A window of Etheostoma spectabile isolate EspeVRDwgs_2016 chromosome 24, UIUC_Espe_1.0, whole genome shotgun sequence genomic DNA:
gctagctgtctggatttaccctgcagagatctgaggaccaggtaaccatagtcctcagattggacgagtagtctactagctgtctggatttaccctgcagagacctgaggaccaggtaaccatagtcctcagattggacgatagtctagctagcggtctggatttaccctgcagagatctgaggaccagtaaccatagtcctcagattggacagatagtctagctagctgtctggatttaccctgcagagacctgaggaccaggtaacctagtcctcagattgacagatagtctagctagctgtctggattaccctgcagatctgaggaccggtaaccatagtcctcagattggccagatagtctagctagctgtcgggatttaccctgcagagacctgaggaccaggtaaccatagtcctcaattggacattagtctagctagctgtctggatttaccctgcagagatctggagccaggtaaccatagtcctcagattggacagatagtcagctagctgtctggatttaccctgcagagatctgaggaccaggtaaccatagtcctcagattggacagatagtctagctagctgtctgatttcccctgcagagatctgaggaccaggtaaccatatcctcagattggacgatagtctagctagctgtctggattaacccAGACAGAGACCTGAGACCAGgaaccatgtcctcagattggacagatagtctagctagcggtctggatttaccctgcgaatctaggaccagtaaccatagtcctcattggacagatagtctagctagctgtctggatttaccctgcagagatctgagaccaggtaaccatagtccctcagattggacagacagtctagctagctgtctggatttaccctgcagaagatctgaggaccaggtaaccagagtcctcagaaatccagagTTTAGATGAAAAATTGGGACATAGCagatacagtaaaaatgaagTAAATCAGACTACAGTGGAGCTCTGCTTCTGTCCCAGCTGAGAATAGTCTGGCTGCCCCCCCTCCAtcccacatttacagcattaGGTAATGATGACAGTCAAATTGTAGGTCAGTGCTGCTCATGCTTGACTGGCCAGCCTGCAGTATTTTTCTTTCAGGAACAGCCAGTGACCCTGAAGAATAACAGAGGAGGCTGAATGGGGCGGGGATGAATAGATGCCTGCCGGGGGTCGCCCTTATTCTATTCATTATTgcactcttttttttatcactactGCCTCTTTGCCTTTCTTTACTCCCTCCAGCCCATTTTCTCATATGTAATTATATCTCCTTTGTTATCCTGCTGTGGAACACAGTAAAAAACAGACGGAGGAAAGACGCAGAAAATCAGACAAATCCTAATCTTGACTTTATGAAAGCGTCATGATATTGATGATTTTCTGCAGTTTGCAGGTGATGAATTATGTCAGGTTTCTAATTGGCTTGATAACCCTCTGAggtctttcatttctttttaaattcaccTTTTAAGAGTTCTTTACATAAAACTGATGACGTGTGTTTCACATCAAAATGTTTACAACAAACTCACTATATAGTGACGCTCACATTTATAAAAGTTCATGTTTGCTTTTTCAACTCACTACTAAGTTAACAATGGTTTAAAATCCTGCTTCAAACTTGATATTAGCAGCGTTGAATTGGCGAGGTCTCATCACCTCATTATGTTTTTTACGATGGGAATTTCTCTAGACCTCCAGCCACGTGCGTCTTTGTCCTCTACTAACTGATTAGCggggattttctttctttcagaatGACATTCCCCAGCTCTCGCTGCCCTGTCATTACTGGGGAAAGTTGTTAGTGGACTTTAAAGACTTCCCCCTTGAACATTATAGTGTCATTAACCAAATAATGTGACTGGGATCTGGGTTTATGCTAGAAAGAGCCCGGCTTATGTAGCAGACATTCTTAAAATGATCATTTATGTATCGACTAACTTAGCCTGCatgactaaaaagaaaaaaaggcccatcacaatttcccagaggCCATATTGCCAtattcaaattgcttgttttgtccggCTGACAttccaaaacacaaaattcaTTCAGGTAACTTTAATAGGTAACTTTAATAGAAGACTTAACAAAAACAGGGAATATCAAGTAGCTGAAACCAGCCATTTTGGCATAAATAgtttagggctgcacaacatttatatatatatatatatatatatatatatatgtatatatattttttttatcatcattgcGACAAGTTTTATTGTTATGGCGATATTCAACAACAGTATTGCATATCTTTGTCATACAGTGCAGCATTAAAGAGTTGCGGATTAATTATGAACGTATTTGTGAGTGGAGATAAAGGTTATTTCATGCATGTTTGATGTTGATAAATCCCTGCCCAgtacaaaagcacacacaaaaaaaacagaacttcTCCTGCCAAGCAAATAAAACCCCATTACTTATACACACTCTACTGCAATAGATTGGAGTGGACTCTATACTCAGACTGTGCTGCTCTGACCCATCTCCCCCTCGTCTTATTTACATGGCATGTCTAGTTGCATCACCACAGTTTACACTGAGCGCCATGCCAGCCCCAGGGCCTCTGTGTGCTGACTcgaaaacaaaaaagatccaTTTTCCTGACAGTGAAAGACAACAGCGCAGGGTTGAAGGGTTGTAGACTCCGCGGCCCTCAGTTTGTTGATGTTTGCCGATATTTGAGGGCAACGCTGACTTCAGGCGTCGTCAGTGGGCTAGGATCAAGAGTTTGGCTCCCAGACCAAACAGTTCTGAGGAGAGCTGGGAGCTTGAGATGGCGAGAagcaaaaaaaggaagacagaaTAGGGCTGACACAAGGCGGAAGGTCTTAGTGGGACtgttaaggggggggggagcattACTCACCTTTTCATGGACATGCAGCAGAAGCCCTGTTTTCAGGGGACCAGGCTTATATGGGGATGTCATATGACTGGAAATAGAGCTTAACAGTTACCGCCCATTTTTGGAACGgctgttctcactcccaacaTCGCAAAGTACTGACTTTTGACGTGGCGCAATAACAAAGGACAGAAACAATCAGCAGCTCGCCAGCTGTTGGCTGGTTCGGTAAACATTTCCACGGAAACAGGGATCTTCATCAGTCAGAGACGTCATTATCCCTCTGTTcttgcattatttacataaggcttgaatgtaacatgtAACTTCAGTCTAGACTGAATTAAAACTGACAGATTCCACACTGTGACTGCATAATTGTCTTGCCCGTGGGCCCTTACCTTGCTGTGAGAGGAGTCTTGTGCGGTGGTGTTGAACATCCCGTAGGCCTCTAAAGACGGCAGGCTGTGCTGTGGCTGGGACAGACCCAGTAAGTGCTCTAACTCCAGTGTAGAGCTCTGGGCGGGACACTGGGGAACCTGAGTCTGTTGCAATGTGTGCTGGTGTTTCTGGGGACCCTGGAGCTGGCAGGACTGAGCGCTGGCCACCAATCGTTGGTAGTGACAGACGTCCGGTGTGGTCACGCCATTCGGCACTGTGCCACCTGCATGTGGCGTGTCGAAGATGTTGTAACCTGTGTGGCCGACGTCCGTGTTCGCTGGAAAGGCAGTGTGTCCGTGTGGGATGTAAGACCTGTTCATTGTCAGTCCGGGCTGATTCTGGAAGCTGGGCAGCAAAGCGTTCTGAATGCTCCCCTGATGCTGGGACTGGAGGAGGAGCAAGTGCTGGTCCTGCTGAAGCTGCCACTCTTGACTCGACTCTGGGAGCGAGGTAAGATGCTTATGTTCGCCGTTCAAATGTGAGGCTTTGAGTGTAGTGTGTGGGTGATGGTGGTTCTCTGACGTTACCACCCAGTGACCGTTCCCATTTAATATCTTGGTGTCCACTGTTCCGGGCTGGGAGATGGACTCGATCTGCCCCGGTTGAGCTTTCACGTGTTGTTGCATCTGTTGCGACAGCTTGGTGATGGGACGAGCTGCAGGGATGGCAGGTGCGAGGCCCGCCTGTGGCTGCTGGGAGACGCTTTGGGCCGAGTCTGGTCCGAATCCACCTCTGTCTCCTTGCTCCTCCCCTCCTGTCCCACGTTCCAGTGAGTCGTGGATGTAGGAGAGGATTTCGTTGTTGGTGAGAAGGTCACTAAGTGTTGGGATGTGGCTGGGGCCCAGCTCCACCTGGATCATCCTCTCGTCCAGCAGCAGGAGCTCCAAGTCTTCGGCGTTTAGGCACAGGTTCTCTAGGGCGCTAAAGAGCTCAGTGTTGGAGCATGTTTCCTCTTCGTCCAGGGACAAAGAGTCCAAAGTGGCCAGCATGGGGTCATAACTGGATGTTTTGCCATTGCATCTCCCCGTCGCCCCGTTAGATGCGATGTGCCGGCCATCGCCACTTAAAAAGCCCCCAAAACCATCACTGTCTGCTTGCTGCTCGCTGAAAAGGCTGCTGTGGTAAGACATCTTAGGCTCTGTGTCCGGTTGGCTGACATACACAGACTCATCCTGGCTCATCAGTGCTCCCAGCAAGGAATTTGGGTCCAGGTCGTCTGAAGAGCTCTTGTCCAGCTTACCTTTCTTGGACTTGCTGCCTTTGGTTTTGCAGTGGACGGAATCGGGGAAGCCGTGCAGTGGATACCCGGTCTGGTAGAGCATTGCTTCTCCGGTGGCGAAGGTGAAGGGAAGGTGCATCGATCGCTTCCTCAGGTGTTCCCCTCCTTCCTCATCCCTGTGAAAATATGAACAGGGAAGCATTTAACAGATTATAGTTAAAACCGAAGAATGGGAAAATAGTGGAAGTAGCATCTGGGACATCActcattggtttgtggactgccaGGGAATACTGGCTAATACAGTACGTTGGGTTTTAATGCATGTCCACGTTTGGCACCACAGTGTAAATTACAATATGATAAGACCTGTCAAAAGTTTCAATCAAACTAGGTCAATTGTTTTTTCTgtacttatttttttacatgaatgtgcaggtatgtatgtgtgtatggtatgtatatgtatatgcactagtatgtttatgtgtgtatatatatatccttattaaatgtgtgtgtttgctttgagCATCACTGCGCCATAGGGTGGAGGCTCGCTGGGCAAAGAAAGCTGTGTATAACTGCAGAAGGAACTTTCATCTTgtgaaatgcaattaaaaaatattattaaaaaagaaattgtgctCCACTTACACCAAGGGCCTCTGGGTGGCGATGATGTAGTCTGGCTTGCCGCTCTTGTAGACGAGCCTGGCGTTGGCCTGGACCCACTTCCACCGGTTTTCCTTGGTGAGCAGCCTGAAGACGGTGAGGCCGCTCTCGCCCGTCTTCATCACTGGAATCACATCAGACGAGACATCAGAGGCTCTGTGTCACTGCTGTTTACGCTGTGTACACCCCGCCGTttgcacacactctcactctgcATTTGCCCAGCCAGGCGTGCTGCTGCGGTGGAGGCTCCATGCTGATGTTCACTTTTGGCTACATGCACATGTTACAAGTCCTGTTTGCACACACTTAAAGCAGCCCAACACACCATCACATCCTTCTACCTCCAGTCCCTCATCTCCACGGCTCAGTGTTGTGTCTGTCGATGTGTGTAATTGCGGTGCCGGTCATGTTTCTGCGCCGCCTCGTGTCTAAACTAACTTCACAGTGAAGCACAGAACCAGTGGAACCCTGCTTAGACTCCTCTTGTCTGTGTAGATTATCATAACACTTGGGGGAACAGGTATTATGTGTCTGTCATTAATGTTTGTAAAATGAAACACGACCTTGTCAACTGCAAGTGCCTTCATCATTTGAAGTGTCTCACTGAGCTTTAAGAACAGGGTACCCTCAGGATAACCTAAGATGGAATTTAATTCCACCTTCACAGCCACATAATAGAACAATACTTTAAATTGAGTGTTATTAATATTttcctacttgcctattgtcGTTTTAACCATCTATTTCTATAGCTTCAGGTACTTTAGCTattcatatatattatacaaaatattataaatCATCTAGGATGTATTAAAGTGGGGAAAAAGGAGACTTTACTGATCCGGTGATGACATTCACAAGCTACCTGCAAAGTCAAACTTGGCTGTTatttttggtgaaagtaactcaaaagtaatgcaacagtagtgtaaagcattacaattcagtgacagtaatattgtaatataactaattactctcaaatgagaGTAACTAATTCTCTATAATGTATTCCATTttgaagtaacttgcccaacactgaccAGGAGTGAATGTCAGCATTGTGATGTCAGTGTCAGTCGTCTCTCCCGATATATCTTTAAATTAGCATCATGTGGATCCTGTTGTGCTGCATGGAAACCTGTCTTTCCCATCTGTGCGTGCATTAGAGCGtgaatgtatgtctgtgttgTACGATTGCAAATGCATATGCATTTAGTTCCGTTTCTGTATGCATGactacatgcatacagtatgtggcttTGTGAGTGAGCGTGTCTGGTAGCAGCGCGTTGAGGGCGCCATGGTTACAACTAACCGGGTCATCCTGTCCAAAAGATAAGTAGGACACTTGACTCTCGCTTGGAGATTTCATCCATCATCAACAGATGCacgtttgtttattttgtttgttgcatGCGTTACAAAACATGAGAAAGGGGTCAATACTCAATAATGTATACTGAGCCTAGACGGGTGGAAACCGGTTTAAAAAGGCAATAAATCAGCTACAGATCTATTTAACACGCTTCTGTGAGCAGCCCAACAAGTTCCCCGTTTGCCTAAAATAGGCTTTTCAGTGTTTCGATGTTTGATGAATCTACCTTCTTCTTCACAGCATGCTTTTTGCAGTGGCTAGCCAGCAGTGATTAAAAAGTGCAGGTTGGATCTTACAGTTTTGAGAAAGAGGGAAGATGAGTATGAGTTACAAGCAGGGCCCCAGGAAGTGCGCCGGAGTTTGAAGCCAATTTGACATAGTGGCTAAACAGTGGAATTGCAAATAGCGGCTAGTCACGCCTACGTGGCAAAAGAGACGTCAGTAAATCAGTGGTAACATTTTTTGAGTGTCACAACCCCGTGCAGAACTGCTCGTTTTCGGTACGTTAACATTAGTAAAGTCTAAAAGAGCGGCACGTTTAAATCATTTAACCCCCCTTGAAGTTAGCAAGGTGCCGTGGCCGGTTAGCAGAGATGTCCTATccattaggggtgggaatcaccagaggcatacgattttattgtgattttaaaccaaGATGATTGGTCGCTTctatcgtcattgtgttaaacccgccaatagcgcaccaggtagataagccagtttgtgattgtttCCTGCtgaattgtgaactgaagcaggagaattaaacgtgcgggtttccagaccgagctgcagggtgaAATCAAATCGCTGacagagtgggcggggcttacccagTCCAGCTTCTAACTATCCTTTTTCCAGTGGGTTGAATGTAATGTTAAATTGTTGGCCTGTTTTTGTTGgtatgtattttttcttttattgttattagtttatacattttatctaacatattttgtcttttaatgtcattcattcattcaagcGTGACGTAAACCGTACGGACCGGGACTTACTTCGGACGTGATTTTCGGCGCAGTGCAGCATGTCGGCGGCGTGGATGAACTGGTATCCTGAACCTCGAACTCTCAGCTCCGCCTCGGTGTAGCCCAGAACAATTTTACCcctaaaaatccagaaaaaacacacaagataCACACAAGAATTACAAGCTTAATAACTGGGATTTGAGTTGAAAGCCTTCATTGAGTCCAACCCTTATTGTTACCCGCCAAAGTTCATCTTAACCCGCATTTGGCAGGTTGGTGGGTGTCTGTTTAAGTCTTAGTCACAACCACTAACAAAATGAATACACATTTtgaataaaaacctaaagacatTAGCAGGAGCTTTTTGGAGAGTACGTACTTTGCGTCGCAGGCCATGGGCGTGAAGTCGAGCTTGTGTTTGGTCCTGAAGATCATGTTCCTGGTCCTGATTTCCAGGATGGCCGGGGGCTGGAGGGGTGTGGCGATGGCAAACAGGGCGAGTTGAGGCGGGGTACTCCCCTCGCTGTCGCGCTGCTGACGGCTCTGACCGTGGAGGAACTTGAGTCGACCCTGGATGTTCAGCGCCTGAGAGGAGAGCGCGTAAATCACAATTAAGACGGGAAGAGAAAGCCGGCAGTCTGTGACATGATTCTTTCATCTCTTCCCTCTGAGACTATTGCATCACGTTTCCACAGCAGACGAGTAAGAGGTGTTTCTCTTCTCCCTGTCGGGCGACATCAGTTTTATTTATCCTGCTGGGCAATGTAGAGAGCAATTCCACTTCAGTACACCGTAAACACACTGACGTTACAATgttggattttcatgttaacCATGGCCAAAGCGTCGAATAATGGGGTGAACGTATTTCAGGCAAAATACTTCAGATTTTCCTCCCTTATAAaaagttttcttcttctctccttgaCATGAAGCTGGGTTTATATGATTGGTCAACTTTTATTTTAAGCCTGCAGTGCATTGTCAGCTGTAGCTACGTCAGGGAAGCTGGAACTAAACTCTTGGCTGCCAATGTTATTCATTTCCTGCCAATTTTGGGGCACATTACTGCTGAAACATCTGGTTGTGGAGTATTTAGTTCAAAAGCCTTTTATCTGCCATTTCTTTTCCAGAAGAAAGTGCTGATACAGTATACACTATTACAATCCATTGCTAACTACGAGTAGCTGCTTGCTAACGCAGGCGgcaaatgttgtttatttctcccCAGACGGTTTCCTTACAAAGACCTCTAAAAGAAAAACCTGAAAACCCTTTCATGCTGTCTGCTGTCCCCCGCCTCCGCTGTTAGCTCTGGTTAATTGACCTTGGTGGGCTTAAGGGCCTGCAGCCGTGTTGTCAGGAATCTAGCCCTGAATAGCAGGAGGGATTACACAAAAAACTAAGCCATAGCGACCGGTAAATAGAAGTAAAAACCTGGCTTAATGCTCACGCAAACGCACTGGGAGGGAGGACCGAGAGACGCAGGTTCGAAACCCCTTCACACAACCGAACTGCTGCAGTTTCCTTGAGCAATACGGTCAATTCCTAACTCAAGCTTTTTCAAAAGTAACTTTCATTTACTGACAAAGATCTGAGTCACCCTGAAAATAGGAAATTATTTGACTGGAAAA
This region includes:
- the LOC116674017 gene encoding aryl hydrocarbon receptor encodes the protein MYAGRKRRKPAQKGVKPAAAESAKSNPSKRHRDRLNSELDRLASLLPFPEDVISSLDKLSILRLSVSFLRTNNFFSVALKNQLSNAMAKSSDPSDGRVPEGELLLQALNGFVLVVTAEGTVFFCSHTIQDYLGFHQTDVMHQSVFELIHTEDQQEFRSNLHWALNPPTDPSTGGESVSTSSCLVSYNPDQLPPENSSFLERGFVCRFRCLLDNSSGFLALNIQGRLKFLHGQSRQQRDSEGSTPPQLALFAIATPLQPPAILEIRTRNMIFRTKHKLDFTPMACDAKGKIVLGYTEAELRVRGSGYQFIHAADMLHCAENHVRMMKTGESGLTVFRLLTKENRWKWVQANARLVYKSGKPDYIIATQRPLVDEEGGEHLRKRSMHLPFTFATGEAMLYQTGYPLHGFPDSVHCKTKGSKSKKGKLDKSSSDDLDPNSLLGALMSQDESVYVSQPDTEPKMSYHSSLFSEQQADSDGFGGFLSGDGRHIASNGATGRCNGKTSSYDPMLATLDSLSLDEEETCSNTELFSALENLCLNAEDLELLLLDERMIQVELGPSHIPTLSDLLTNNEILSYIHDSLERGTGGEEQGDRGGFGPDSAQSVSQQPQAGLAPAIPAARPITKLSQQMQQHVKAQPGQIESISQPGTVDTKILNGNGHWVVTSENHHHPHTTLKASHLNGEHKHLTSLPESSQEWQLQQDQHLLLLQSQHQGSIQNALLPSFQNQPGLTMNRSYIPHGHTAFPANTDVGHTGYNIFDTPHAGGTVPNGVTTPDVCHYQRLVASAQSCQLQGPQKHQHTLQQTQVPQCPAQSSTLELEHLLGLSQPQHSLPSLEAYGMFNTTAQDSSHSKMENGCLLSAANAAYIRTCLMPNGNGVGTEDIPDSLLALQDPQKSGFFF